One Candidatus Neomarinimicrobiota bacterium genomic region harbors:
- the feoB gene encoding ferrous iron transport protein B: MILVGNPNVGKSVIFSYLTGRYVTVSNYPGTTVEIASGKQIGKKETLVLDTPGINNLIPTSEDEVVTRNMLLDYPEAGIIQVGDSRNLERTILLSLQLKELGVKFVLCLNMMDESRERGIEIDVQDLSQKLGVPVIQTVATQHIGLNKLIPALNDSGENRSPSVQYPEAVNEGAMAVEALIESSHPFKRSISLMLLASDLSLKNWVDKAVPKDRLEELNEHLRETQTHFHTSVNNVITTARLRHARQMAQEVISREAEVSSSFFRKLGEWSHHRYWGLLIGGAILYLMYQFVGVFGAGTLVDFLEETLFAAWLMPLLASVVDTVLPVQFLRDMLVGEYGLLSMALSYSIAIVLPIVGTFFIAFGILEDSGYLPRLAVMMNRLFKLMGLNGKAVLPMVLGLGCDTMATMTTRILESRKERLIVILLLALGVPCSAQLGVILGMLAALSPVMTILWIGCVLAVLFIVGYLSSKIFAGESSDFVLELPPMRLPKLSNILVKTMARIEWYLREAVPLFFLGTFVLFVFDKMKLLGAIERAVSPVVVGFLGLPSKAMEAFLIGFLRRDYGAAGLYKLFSSQLSEASVAMETQIQVVVSMITITLFMPCIANFFMIIKEQGLKTAVGMSLFILPFSLVIAGAVNHILRWVLL; the protein is encoded by the coding sequence GTGATTCTTGTGGGTAATCCCAACGTAGGCAAGAGCGTCATTTTCAGCTATCTTACGGGGCGGTATGTGACCGTCTCCAACTATCCCGGCACGACGGTGGAAATCGCTTCCGGTAAGCAGATAGGGAAGAAGGAGACGCTTGTACTCGATACCCCGGGGATCAACAATCTCATCCCGACATCAGAAGACGAGGTTGTCACCAGGAACATGCTTCTCGATTATCCTGAAGCCGGCATAATCCAGGTAGGCGACAGCCGTAATCTTGAGCGTACAATTCTCCTCTCTCTGCAACTAAAGGAGCTGGGCGTCAAATTTGTCTTATGTTTGAACATGATGGATGAGTCGAGGGAGCGGGGCATTGAAATTGATGTGCAGGATCTTTCGCAGAAACTGGGTGTCCCCGTAATTCAGACTGTGGCGACACAACACATCGGTTTGAACAAGCTTATTCCCGCGTTGAATGACAGTGGTGAGAATCGTTCTCCCAGTGTGCAATATCCCGAAGCCGTCAACGAAGGCGCCATGGCTGTTGAGGCCCTTATTGAATCCAGTCATCCGTTTAAGAGAAGTATCTCTCTCATGCTGCTTGCTTCTGATCTTTCATTGAAGAATTGGGTTGACAAGGCCGTACCAAAGGATAGGCTGGAGGAACTGAATGAGCACCTCAGGGAGACGCAGACGCACTTTCACACTTCAGTGAACAATGTGATTACCACCGCCAGACTGCGTCATGCCAGGCAGATGGCGCAGGAGGTGATTTCTAGGGAAGCGGAGGTATCCTCTTCCTTCTTCAGGAAGCTGGGTGAGTGGAGCCATCACAGATACTGGGGGCTTCTCATTGGAGGCGCGATTCTCTATCTCATGTATCAATTTGTAGGTGTATTCGGTGCGGGCACATTGGTAGACTTTCTGGAAGAAACATTATTCGCAGCATGGCTGATGCCGCTCCTCGCGTCTGTCGTCGATACTGTCTTGCCGGTTCAATTCCTGCGCGACATGTTAGTGGGGGAGTACGGACTTCTGAGCATGGCGCTGTCCTATTCCATCGCTATCGTCCTTCCCATCGTGGGTACTTTTTTCATTGCCTTTGGTATCCTTGAAGATTCAGGCTATCTGCCCCGGCTGGCGGTGATGATGAACAGGTTGTTCAAACTGATGGGTCTCAACGGCAAGGCGGTTCTTCCCATGGTTCTCGGCCTGGGGTGCGACACCATGGCGACCATGACTACCAGAATTCTTGAAAGCCGCAAGGAACGCTTGATTGTTATTCTTCTGCTGGCGCTCGGCGTTCCGTGTTCCGCCCAACTCGGCGTCATCCTGGGAATGTTGGCGGCACTGTCGCCGGTCATGACAATACTATGGATTGGGTGTGTGCTGGCCGTTCTGTTTATAGTCGGTTATCTCTCCTCGAAGATATTTGCTGGCGAATCGTCAGACTTTGTTCTGGAACTACCTCCCATGAGGTTACCCAAACTTTCGAATATCCTCGTCAAGACGATGGCAAGAATAGAGTGGTATCTGCGGGAGGCGGTGCCGCTGTTTTTTCTGGGAACGTTTGTGCTGTTCGTTTTTGACAAAATGAAGTTGCTGGGTGCCATCGAACGGGCTGTTTCACCCGTCGTCGTCGGATTTCTCGGTCTGCCATCGAAAGCGATGGAGGCGTTTCTCATCGGGTTCCTGCGGCGGGACTACGGCGCCGCCGGACTTTACAAGCTTTTCAGCTCCCAGCTATCTGAGGCTTCTGTCGCTATGGAAACTCAGATTCAGGTGGTAGTCAGTATGATTACTATCACCCTGTTCATGCCGTGTATCGCCAATTTCTTCATGATCATCAAGGAACAGGGATTGAAGACAGCCGTTGGTATGTCTCTCTTTATTCTGCCGTTCTCCCTTGTGATAGCGGGAGCGGTTAATCACATCCTGCGCTGGGTGTTGTTGTGA